One window from the genome of Oryza glaberrima chromosome 3, OglaRS2, whole genome shotgun sequence encodes:
- the LOC127765380 gene encoding transcription factor bHLH144-like — MQGDPGYGYGGYGYGYGYGYGGAGYDMAGYGGGGGGYYTSDPYNAAPAAYEDPLAVAGRRQHDFPAPLTGVEFQPSDTCPKNYVIFDQTYDRSRVMFHPSLANNLGNSGGGYDHHHHCGYGGFEQDYASKSAYYGVEDDGGGGCSIRQKEDTDEIDALMSTEDGEEEDDVLSTGRTPGCRAGGSPDSTCSSGASRSDCGGGRKPEAGGGERKKERMKKMMRTLKGIIPGGDRMDTPAVLDEAVRYLKSLKVEVKKLGVRGSSS; from the coding sequence ATGCAGGGCGACCCAGGGTACGGGTACGGTGGCTACGGCTACGGCTACGGCTATGgctacggcggcgccggctacgACATGgccggctacggcggcggcggtggagggtaCTACACGAGCGATCCGTACAATGCCGCTCCTGCTGCTTATGAAGACCCGCTCGCCGTCGCTGGTCGGAGGCAGCACGACTTCCCGGCGCCGCTCACCGGCGTCGAGTTCCAGCCGTCGGACACCTGCCCCAAGAACTACGTCATCTTCGACCAGACCTACGACCGGAGCCGGGTCATGTTCCACCCTTCGCTGGCCAACAACCTGGgcaactccggcggcggctacgaccaccaccaccactgtgGCTACGGCGGCTTCGAGCAGGACTACGCCAGCAAGAGCGCCTACTATGGcgtcgaggacgacggcggcggcgggtgctcGATCCGGCAGAAGGAGGACACCGACGAGATCGACGCGCTGATGAGcacggaggacggcgaggaggaggacgacgtcCTGAGCACGGGCCGCACGCCTGGGTGCCGGGCCGGGGGCTCGCCGGACTCCACGTGCTCGTCCGGCGCGTCCAGGTccgactgcggcggcgggcggaagcccgaggccggcggtggcgagaggaagaaggagcggatgaagaagatgatgcgGACTCTCAAGGGGATCATCCCCGGCGGCGACAGGATGGACACCCCCGCCGTCCTCGACGAGGCCGTCCGCTACCTCAAGTCGCTCAAGGTGGAGGTCAAGAAGCTCGGCGTGCGTGGCTCAAGCAGCTAG